One Vitis riparia cultivar Riparia Gloire de Montpellier isolate 1030 chromosome 4, EGFV_Vit.rip_1.0, whole genome shotgun sequence genomic window carries:
- the LOC117913613 gene encoding DCN1-like protein 4 isoform X2 → MRRSSTRKTASSKATSKELERIDQLFYSYANRSSNLIDPEGIEVLCSDVEVDHTDVRILMLAWKMKAEKQGYFTLEEWRRGLKALRTDTVSKLKKALPELEKEVRRPSNFVDFYSYAFRYCLTEEKQKSIDIESICELLDLVLGSQFQAQVDSFVEYLKTQNDYKVINMDQWMGFFRFCNEISFPDLRNYDPELAWPLILDNFVEWRRAKHS, encoded by the exons ATGCGTCGCTCCTCTACCAGGAAAACGG CTTCAAGTAAGGCTACAAGCAAAGAGTTGGAACGAATTGATCAACTATTTTATTCATATGCGAATAGGTCATCCAATCTGATTGA CCCAGAAGGCATTGAGGTTCTTTGTTCAGATGTGGAAGTGGATCATACTGATGTCAGGATATTGATGCTTGCTTG GAAGATGAAAGCTGAAAAGCAGGGTTACTTTACGTTG GAGGAGTGGCGAAGAGGCCTCAAAGCTCTGCGAACTGACACTGTAAGCAAATTGAAGAAAGCACTCCCTGAATTGGAGAAAGAG GTCAGGAGGCCATCAAATTTTGTGGACTTCTATTCCTATGCATTTCGGTATTGCTTAACAG AGGAGAAACAAAAGAGTATCGACATTGAAAGCATCTGCGAATTGCTTGATCTTGTTTTAGGATCTCAATTCCAAGCCCAGGTTGATTCATTTGTTGAGTATCTAAAG ACACAGAATGATTACAAAGTCATTAACATGGACCAGTGGATGGGCTTTTTCCGATTTTGCAATGAG ATAAGTTTCCCTGACCTTCGTAATTATGATCCGGAACTTGCTTGGCCCTTGATCCTGGACAACTTTGTTGAATGGAGGAGAGCGAAGCACAGCTGA
- the LOC117913613 gene encoding DCN1-like protein 4 isoform X1, whose protein sequence is MRRSSTRKTGQSNSAASVNSSATDLFRSASSKATSKELERIDQLFYSYANRSSNLIDPEGIEVLCSDVEVDHTDVRILMLAWKMKAEKQGYFTLEEWRRGLKALRTDTVSKLKKALPELEKEVRRPSNFVDFYSYAFRYCLTEEKQKSIDIESICELLDLVLGSQFQAQVDSFVEYLKTQNDYKVINMDQWMGFFRFCNEISFPDLRNYDPELAWPLILDNFVEWRRAKHS, encoded by the exons ATGCGTCGCTCCTCTACCAGGAAAACGGGTCAGTCCAATTCCGCTGCGTCGGTTAATTCATCTGCCACCGATCTTTTTCGCTCTG CTTCAAGTAAGGCTACAAGCAAAGAGTTGGAACGAATTGATCAACTATTTTATTCATATGCGAATAGGTCATCCAATCTGATTGA CCCAGAAGGCATTGAGGTTCTTTGTTCAGATGTGGAAGTGGATCATACTGATGTCAGGATATTGATGCTTGCTTG GAAGATGAAAGCTGAAAAGCAGGGTTACTTTACGTTG GAGGAGTGGCGAAGAGGCCTCAAAGCTCTGCGAACTGACACTGTAAGCAAATTGAAGAAAGCACTCCCTGAATTGGAGAAAGAG GTCAGGAGGCCATCAAATTTTGTGGACTTCTATTCCTATGCATTTCGGTATTGCTTAACAG AGGAGAAACAAAAGAGTATCGACATTGAAAGCATCTGCGAATTGCTTGATCTTGTTTTAGGATCTCAATTCCAAGCCCAGGTTGATTCATTTGTTGAGTATCTAAAG ACACAGAATGATTACAAAGTCATTAACATGGACCAGTGGATGGGCTTTTTCCGATTTTGCAATGAG ATAAGTTTCCCTGACCTTCGTAATTATGATCCGGAACTTGCTTGGCCCTTGATCCTGGACAACTTTGTTGAATGGAGGAGAGCGAAGCACAGCTGA
- the LOC117913613 gene encoding DCN1-like protein 4 isoform X3 gives MRRSSTRKTGQSNSAASVNSSATDLFRSASSKATSKELERIDQLFYSYANRSSNLIDPEGIEVLCSDVEVDHTDVRILMLAWKMKAEKQGYFTLEEWRRGLKALRTDTVSKLKKALPELEKEVRRPSNFVDFYSYAFRYCLTEEKQKSIDIESICELLDLVLGSQFQAQVDSFVEYLKWGYRWKDRRSCTL, from the exons ATGCGTCGCTCCTCTACCAGGAAAACGGGTCAGTCCAATTCCGCTGCGTCGGTTAATTCATCTGCCACCGATCTTTTTCGCTCTG CTTCAAGTAAGGCTACAAGCAAAGAGTTGGAACGAATTGATCAACTATTTTATTCATATGCGAATAGGTCATCCAATCTGATTGA CCCAGAAGGCATTGAGGTTCTTTGTTCAGATGTGGAAGTGGATCATACTGATGTCAGGATATTGATGCTTGCTTG GAAGATGAAAGCTGAAAAGCAGGGTTACTTTACGTTG GAGGAGTGGCGAAGAGGCCTCAAAGCTCTGCGAACTGACACTGTAAGCAAATTGAAGAAAGCACTCCCTGAATTGGAGAAAGAG GTCAGGAGGCCATCAAATTTTGTGGACTTCTATTCCTATGCATTTCGGTATTGCTTAACAG AGGAGAAACAAAAGAGTATCGACATTGAAAGCATCTGCGAATTGCTTGATCTTGTTTTAGGATCTCAATTCCAAGCCCAGGTTGATTCATTTGTTGAGTATCTAAAG TGGGGTTATAGGTGGAAAGACAGGAGGTCATGCACCTTGTGA